A region from the Dinoroseobacter shibae DFL 12 = DSM 16493 genome encodes:
- a CDS encoding DUF1013 domain-containing protein translates to MAKPLMAKATAVWLVDNTTLSFKQIADFCGLHELEVQGIADGDVAAGVKGFDPIANNQLEQSEIDRAENNPGYTLKLKYNPAATGEEKRRGPRYTPLSKRQDRPASILWLVKFHPELSDGQISKLVGTTKPTIQAIRERTHWNIQNIQPIDPVALGLCKQTELDAAVQKAAAKKAREGELMSDDERRKLVSTEQSLEMEPEPRMPTAISGLESFTLLGNDDDEDEDKSTLVDADSLFNLPDSKDDEDEQP, encoded by the coding sequence ATGGCGAAACCATTGATGGCAAAGGCGACCGCGGTCTGGCTGGTCGACAACACGACGCTCAGCTTCAAGCAGATCGCGGATTTCTGCGGGCTGCACGAGCTGGAAGTGCAAGGCATCGCCGATGGCGACGTGGCCGCCGGCGTGAAGGGGTTCGACCCGATTGCCAACAACCAGCTGGAGCAGTCCGAGATCGACCGGGCCGAGAACAACCCGGGCTACACGCTGAAGCTGAAATACAACCCAGCCGCCACGGGCGAGGAAAAGCGGCGCGGCCCGCGCTACACCCCGCTCAGCAAGCGGCAGGACCGTCCGGCCTCGATCCTGTGGCTGGTCAAGTTCCACCCCGAGCTGAGCGATGGCCAGATCTCGAAGCTGGTGGGCACCACAAAGCCGACGATCCAGGCGATCCGCGAGCGGACCCACTGGAACATCCAGAACATCCAGCCGATCGACCCGGTGGCGTTGGGCCTGTGCAAGCAGACCGAGCTTGACGCCGCCGTGCAGAAGGCCGCCGCCAAGAAGGCCCGCGAGGGCGAGCTGATGAGCGATGACGAGCGTCGCAAGCTGGTCTCGACCGAGCAGTCGCTGGAGATGGAGCCGGAGCCGCGGATGCCCACGGCGATCTCGGGGCTCGAAAGCTTCACCCTGCTGGGCAATGACGACGACGAGGACGAGGACAAGAGCACGCTGGTCGATGCCGACAGCCTGTTCAACCTGCCCGACAGCAAGGATGACGAGGACGAGCAGCCCTGA